The Oncorhynchus clarkii lewisi isolate Uvic-CL-2024 unplaced genomic scaffold, UVic_Ocla_1.0 unplaced_contig_3709_pilon_pilon, whole genome shotgun sequence genome includes a region encoding these proteins:
- the LOC139403841 gene encoding deoxyuridine 5'-triphosphate nucleotidohydrolase-like isoform X2: MTVNPEQGRMRQETVLRQWKKVIDAAEVSPLKRTKPHAVAENVISVLKFSKLSEHATAPTRGSAKAAGYDLFSAYDYSIGPMDKAIVKTDIQIAVPSGCYGRVAPRSGLAAKHFIDVGAGVVDEDYRGNVGVVLFNFSKETFDVKKGDRVAQLVCERICYPDLQELKTLDETERGAGGFGSTGSN; encoded by the exons ATGACGGTAAAcccagaacagggcagaatgcgtcaggaaacagtgcttcgaCAGTGGAAAA AAGTGATAGACGCCGCAGAAGTTTCTCCACTGAAGAGGACAAAGCCACATGCAGTGGCAGAGAATGTGATATCGGTGCTGAAGTTCTCCAAGTTGTCTGAACATGCCACTGCTCCTACCCGGGGCTCTGCTAAAGCTGCAGGCTACGACCTGTTCAG TGCCTATGACTACAGTATTGGTCCTATGGACAAGGCTATCGTGAAGACTGACATCCAGATAGCAGTTCCTTCAGGCTGCTATGGCAGAGTGG CACCACGGTCTGGCCTGGCTGCAAAACACTTCATCGATGTTGGGG CTGGAGTAGTGGATGAGGACTATAGAGGTAATGTGGGGGTGGTGCTGTTCAACTTCAGCAAGGAAACCTTTGACG TGAAAAAAGGGGACCGTGTGGCTCAGCTGGTGTGCGAGAGGATCTGCTACCCAGACCTACAGGAGCTAAAG ACTCTGGATGAGACCGAGCGTGGGGCTGGAGGATTTGGCTCCACAGGCAGCAACTGA
- the LOC139403841 gene encoding deoxyuridine 5'-triphosphate nucleotidohydrolase-like isoform X1 → MEHFVAKQRLYWRCCSSIIAAQSSVLSQRTFYLHSPTLARRKGCENAEVIDAAEVSPLKRTKPHAVAENVISVLKFSKLSEHATAPTRGSAKAAGYDLFSAYDYSIGPMDKAIVKTDIQIAVPSGCYGRVAPRSGLAAKHFIDVGAGVVDEDYRGNVGVVLFNFSKETFDVKKGDRVAQLVCERICYPDLQELKTLDETERGAGGFGSTGSN, encoded by the exons ATGGAGCACTTCGTTGCAAAGCAGAGGCTCTACTGGCGGTGTTGTTCTTCGATTATCGCTGCCCAGTCTTCAGTACTCTCACAAAGAACATTTTATCTGCATTCTCCCACTCTGGCCAGGAGAAAAGGATGCGAGAATGCAG AAGTGATAGACGCCGCAGAAGTTTCTCCACTGAAGAGGACAAAGCCACATGCAGTGGCAGAGAATGTGATATCGGTGCTGAAGTTCTCCAAGTTGTCTGAACATGCCACTGCTCCTACCCGGGGCTCTGCTAAAGCTGCAGGCTACGACCTGTTCAG TGCCTATGACTACAGTATTGGTCCTATGGACAAGGCTATCGTGAAGACTGACATCCAGATAGCAGTTCCTTCAGGCTGCTATGGCAGAGTGG CACCACGGTCTGGCCTGGCTGCAAAACACTTCATCGATGTTGGGG CTGGAGTAGTGGATGAGGACTATAGAGGTAATGTGGGGGTGGTGCTGTTCAACTTCAGCAAGGAAACCTTTGACG TGAAAAAAGGGGACCGTGTGGCTCAGCTGGTGTGCGAGAGGATCTGCTACCCAGACCTACAGGAGCTAAAG ACTCTGGATGAGACCGAGCGTGGGGCTGGAGGATTTGGCTCCACAGGCAGCAACTGA